In a single window of the Bos javanicus breed banteng chromosome 16, ARS-OSU_banteng_1.0, whole genome shotgun sequence genome:
- the TLR5 gene encoding toll-like receptor 5 isoform X1 — MSVSSLSLLLHRIMGDCLDLLLGVVLLTSPALGMSSCFFDGWRAIYLSCNLTQVPQVPNTTKSLLLSFNYIRTVTTASFPFLEQLQLLELGTQFTPLTIYREAFRNLPNLRILDLGGSQINFLHPDAFQGLPHLTKLRLFSCGLSNAVLKDGYFRNLASLTHLDLSKNKIQSLYLHPSFRELNSLKSIDFSFNKIPIVCEQEFKPLQGKTLSFLSLADNQLYSRVSVDWNKCLNPFRNMVLETLDVSGNGWGVDIMRNFSNAINGSQIFSLVLTRHIMGSSFGFSNLKDPDYHTFAGLARSSMIQLDISHGYIFSLNFRIFETLQELKVLNLAYNKINSISRNAFYGLDNLQVLNISYNLLGELYNYDFDGLPKVAYIDLQKNHIGIIQDKTFKFLGKLNTLDLRDNALKTIYFLPSIPNIFLSGNKLMTLPNIPLTANFIQLSENRLENLNDLYFLLQVPHLQILILNQNRFSFCHQNHAPSENSSLEKLFLGENMLQLAWETGSCWDIFKGLSHLQLLYLNKNYLNFLPPGVFHHLTALRGLSLKDNRLTVLFPGDLPANLEILDISGNQLLSPDPDLFASLSAIDITHNNFICECELSAFIHWLNQTNITIAGSPADMYCMYPNSLAGVSIYSLSTESCEEEEVLESLKFSLFILVTVTLTLFLVITLTVTKFRGFCFICYKKAQSLLFKDPIKGRESDTYKYDAYLCFSSKDFEWVQNALLKHLDVQYHSQNRFNLCFEERDFMPGENHIANIQDAVWSSRKIVCLVSRHFLRDGWCLEAFSYAQSRCLADLNGALIMVVVGSLSQFHLMRHQSIRGFVQKRQYLRWPEDLQDVDWFLNKLSQCILKKEKERKKDSAIQLQNVTTIS; from the coding sequence ATGTCTGTGTCTTCACTCTCCCTTCTTCTCCATAGGATCATGGGAGACTGCCTTGACCTTCTCTTAGGAGTCGTACTCCTGACCAGTCCTGCACTTGGAATGTCTTCCTGCTTCTTTGATGGTTGGAGAGCCATCTATCTTTCCTGCAACCTCACCCAAGTGCCCCAGGTCCCCAACACCACCAAGAGCCTCCTGCTCAGCTTCAACTATATCAGGACAGTCACAACCGCATCCTTCCCCTTCCTGGAGCAGTTGCAGCTGCTGGAGCTGGGAACTCAGTTTACCCCCTTGACAATTTACAGAGAAGCCTTCCGAAACCTGCCCAATCTCAGGATCCTAGACCTGGGTGGAAGTCAGATAAACTTCTTGCATCCAGATGCTTTTCAGGGACTGCCCCACCTCACTAAACTTCGACTGTTTTCCTGTGGTCTCTCCAATGCTGTATTAAAAGATGGTTATTTCAGAAATTTGGCATCTTTGACTCACTTGGACctatccaaaaataaaattcagagtcTTTACCTTCATCCCTCATTCCGGGAACTGAATTCCTTGAAGTCCATTGACTTTTCCTTCAACAAAATACCTATTGTATGTGAGCAGGAGTTCAAACCCCTCCAAGGGAAAACACTCTCCTTCTTAAGCCTTGCTGATAACCAGCTGTACAGCAGGGTCTCAGTGGACTGGAACAAGTGTCTGAACCCATTCAGAAACATGGTCCTGGAAACCCTAGATGTTTCTGGCAATGGCTGGGGGgtggacatcatgagaaacttcaGCAATGCCATCAATGGGAGCCAGATTTTCTCTTTGGTTCTTACTCGTCACATTATGGGTTCTTCATTTGGCTTCTCCAACCTGAAGGATCCTGACTACCACACCTTTGCTGGGCTGGCCAGGAGCTCGATGATACAGCTGGACatttcacatgggtatatcttctCCCTGAACTTCCGAATCTTTGAGACACTCCAGGAGCTGAAGGTCCTAAACCTCGCCTACAACAAGATAAACAGTATTTCGAGGAATGCGTTTTATGGACTCGACAACCTCCAAGTTCTCAATATATCATATAACCTTCTTGGGGAATTATATAATTATGATTTCGATGGACTACCTAAGGTGGCCTATATTGACCTGCAGAAGAATCACATTGGGATCATTCAGGACAAAACATTCAAATTCCTGGGGAAATTAAATACCTTGGACCTCCGGGATAATGCtcttaaaacaatttattttcttccaagcaTTCCTAATATCTTCTTAAGTGGCAATAAGCTGATGACTTTGCCAAACATCCCACTTACAGCCAATTTCATCCAATTATCAGAGAATAGGCTAGAAAATCTGAATGAtctctacttccttctccaggtaccTCATCTCCAGATtctcattttaaatcaaaatcGCTTTTCCTTTTGTCACCAAAACCATGCCCCTTCAGAGAATTCCAGCCTAGAAAAGCTTTTCCTTGGAGAAAATATGTTGCAGCTTGCCTGGGAAACTGGGTCATGTTGGGATATTTTTAAGGGGCTTTCTCATCTTCAACTCCTCTATCTAAATAAAAACTACCTGAATTTCCTTCCACCAGGAGTATTTCATCATCTGACTGCACTGAGGGGACTCAGCCTCAAAGACAACAGGCTGACTGTTCTTTTTCCTGGCGACTTACCTGCTAACTTAGAGATCCTGGATATATCTGGAAACCAGCTCCTCTCTCCTGATCCTGATTTATTTGCATCACTGAGTGCCATAGACATAACTCATAACAATTTCATCTGTGAGTGTGAACTTAGTGCTTTTATCCATTGGCTCAATCAAACCAATATCACAATAGCTGGGTCTCCAGCAGACATGTACTGCATGTACCCAAACTCTCTGGCTGGGGTTTCCATTTACAGTCTTTCCACAGAAAGTTGTGAAGAAGAAGAAGTTTTAGAGTCCCTAAAGTTTTCCCTTTTCATCTTGGTCACTGTCACCTTGACTCTGTTCCTCGTGATCACCCTCACGGTTACTAAGTTCAGGGGGTTTTGTTTCATCTGTTATAAGAAAGCCCAGAGTCTGCTGTTCAAGGACCCCATCAAGGGAAGAGAATCAGATACGTACAAATATGATGCCTATTTGTGCTTCAGTAGCAAAGACTTTGAATGGGTGCAGAACGCTTTGCTCAAACACCTGGATGTCCAGTACCACAGCCAAAACAGATTTAACCTGTGCTTTGAAGAAAGAGACTTTATGCCCGGGGAAAaccacattgccaacatccaggaTGCTGTGTGGAGCAGCAGAAAGATTGTCTGTCTCGTGAGCAGACACTTCCTTAGAGACGGGTGGTGCCTCGAAGCCTTCAGTTATGCCCAGAGCAGGTGCTTAGCTGACCTCAATGGCGCCCTcatcatggtggtggtggggtccCTGTCCCAGTTCCATCTGATGAGGCATCAGTCCATCAGAGGGTTCGTCCAGAAACGGCAGTACTTGAGGTGGCCTGAGGATCTCCAGGATGTTGACTGGTTTCTCAATAAACTCTCTCAATGcattctaaagaaagaaaaggaaaggaagaaagacagtGCTATTCAGCTGCAAAATGTAACCACCATCTCCTAG
- the TLR5 gene encoding toll-like receptor 5 isoform X2: MGDCLDLLLGVVLLTSPALGMSSCFFDGWRAIYLSCNLTQVPQVPNTTKSLLLSFNYIRTVTTASFPFLEQLQLLELGTQFTPLTIYREAFRNLPNLRILDLGGSQINFLHPDAFQGLPHLTKLRLFSCGLSNAVLKDGYFRNLASLTHLDLSKNKIQSLYLHPSFRELNSLKSIDFSFNKIPIVCEQEFKPLQGKTLSFLSLADNQLYSRVSVDWNKCLNPFRNMVLETLDVSGNGWGVDIMRNFSNAINGSQIFSLVLTRHIMGSSFGFSNLKDPDYHTFAGLARSSMIQLDISHGYIFSLNFRIFETLQELKVLNLAYNKINSISRNAFYGLDNLQVLNISYNLLGELYNYDFDGLPKVAYIDLQKNHIGIIQDKTFKFLGKLNTLDLRDNALKTIYFLPSIPNIFLSGNKLMTLPNIPLTANFIQLSENRLENLNDLYFLLQVPHLQILILNQNRFSFCHQNHAPSENSSLEKLFLGENMLQLAWETGSCWDIFKGLSHLQLLYLNKNYLNFLPPGVFHHLTALRGLSLKDNRLTVLFPGDLPANLEILDISGNQLLSPDPDLFASLSAIDITHNNFICECELSAFIHWLNQTNITIAGSPADMYCMYPNSLAGVSIYSLSTESCEEEEVLESLKFSLFILVTVTLTLFLVITLTVTKFRGFCFICYKKAQSLLFKDPIKGRESDTYKYDAYLCFSSKDFEWVQNALLKHLDVQYHSQNRFNLCFEERDFMPGENHIANIQDAVWSSRKIVCLVSRHFLRDGWCLEAFSYAQSRCLADLNGALIMVVVGSLSQFHLMRHQSIRGFVQKRQYLRWPEDLQDVDWFLNKLSQCILKKEKERKKDSAIQLQNVTTIS; this comes from the coding sequence ATGGGAGACTGCCTTGACCTTCTCTTAGGAGTCGTACTCCTGACCAGTCCTGCACTTGGAATGTCTTCCTGCTTCTTTGATGGTTGGAGAGCCATCTATCTTTCCTGCAACCTCACCCAAGTGCCCCAGGTCCCCAACACCACCAAGAGCCTCCTGCTCAGCTTCAACTATATCAGGACAGTCACAACCGCATCCTTCCCCTTCCTGGAGCAGTTGCAGCTGCTGGAGCTGGGAACTCAGTTTACCCCCTTGACAATTTACAGAGAAGCCTTCCGAAACCTGCCCAATCTCAGGATCCTAGACCTGGGTGGAAGTCAGATAAACTTCTTGCATCCAGATGCTTTTCAGGGACTGCCCCACCTCACTAAACTTCGACTGTTTTCCTGTGGTCTCTCCAATGCTGTATTAAAAGATGGTTATTTCAGAAATTTGGCATCTTTGACTCACTTGGACctatccaaaaataaaattcagagtcTTTACCTTCATCCCTCATTCCGGGAACTGAATTCCTTGAAGTCCATTGACTTTTCCTTCAACAAAATACCTATTGTATGTGAGCAGGAGTTCAAACCCCTCCAAGGGAAAACACTCTCCTTCTTAAGCCTTGCTGATAACCAGCTGTACAGCAGGGTCTCAGTGGACTGGAACAAGTGTCTGAACCCATTCAGAAACATGGTCCTGGAAACCCTAGATGTTTCTGGCAATGGCTGGGGGgtggacatcatgagaaacttcaGCAATGCCATCAATGGGAGCCAGATTTTCTCTTTGGTTCTTACTCGTCACATTATGGGTTCTTCATTTGGCTTCTCCAACCTGAAGGATCCTGACTACCACACCTTTGCTGGGCTGGCCAGGAGCTCGATGATACAGCTGGACatttcacatgggtatatcttctCCCTGAACTTCCGAATCTTTGAGACACTCCAGGAGCTGAAGGTCCTAAACCTCGCCTACAACAAGATAAACAGTATTTCGAGGAATGCGTTTTATGGACTCGACAACCTCCAAGTTCTCAATATATCATATAACCTTCTTGGGGAATTATATAATTATGATTTCGATGGACTACCTAAGGTGGCCTATATTGACCTGCAGAAGAATCACATTGGGATCATTCAGGACAAAACATTCAAATTCCTGGGGAAATTAAATACCTTGGACCTCCGGGATAATGCtcttaaaacaatttattttcttccaagcaTTCCTAATATCTTCTTAAGTGGCAATAAGCTGATGACTTTGCCAAACATCCCACTTACAGCCAATTTCATCCAATTATCAGAGAATAGGCTAGAAAATCTGAATGAtctctacttccttctccaggtaccTCATCTCCAGATtctcattttaaatcaaaatcGCTTTTCCTTTTGTCACCAAAACCATGCCCCTTCAGAGAATTCCAGCCTAGAAAAGCTTTTCCTTGGAGAAAATATGTTGCAGCTTGCCTGGGAAACTGGGTCATGTTGGGATATTTTTAAGGGGCTTTCTCATCTTCAACTCCTCTATCTAAATAAAAACTACCTGAATTTCCTTCCACCAGGAGTATTTCATCATCTGACTGCACTGAGGGGACTCAGCCTCAAAGACAACAGGCTGACTGTTCTTTTTCCTGGCGACTTACCTGCTAACTTAGAGATCCTGGATATATCTGGAAACCAGCTCCTCTCTCCTGATCCTGATTTATTTGCATCACTGAGTGCCATAGACATAACTCATAACAATTTCATCTGTGAGTGTGAACTTAGTGCTTTTATCCATTGGCTCAATCAAACCAATATCACAATAGCTGGGTCTCCAGCAGACATGTACTGCATGTACCCAAACTCTCTGGCTGGGGTTTCCATTTACAGTCTTTCCACAGAAAGTTGTGAAGAAGAAGAAGTTTTAGAGTCCCTAAAGTTTTCCCTTTTCATCTTGGTCACTGTCACCTTGACTCTGTTCCTCGTGATCACCCTCACGGTTACTAAGTTCAGGGGGTTTTGTTTCATCTGTTATAAGAAAGCCCAGAGTCTGCTGTTCAAGGACCCCATCAAGGGAAGAGAATCAGATACGTACAAATATGATGCCTATTTGTGCTTCAGTAGCAAAGACTTTGAATGGGTGCAGAACGCTTTGCTCAAACACCTGGATGTCCAGTACCACAGCCAAAACAGATTTAACCTGTGCTTTGAAGAAAGAGACTTTATGCCCGGGGAAAaccacattgccaacatccaggaTGCTGTGTGGAGCAGCAGAAAGATTGTCTGTCTCGTGAGCAGACACTTCCTTAGAGACGGGTGGTGCCTCGAAGCCTTCAGTTATGCCCAGAGCAGGTGCTTAGCTGACCTCAATGGCGCCCTcatcatggtggtggtggggtccCTGTCCCAGTTCCATCTGATGAGGCATCAGTCCATCAGAGGGTTCGTCCAGAAACGGCAGTACTTGAGGTGGCCTGAGGATCTCCAGGATGTTGACTGGTTTCTCAATAAACTCTCTCAATGcattctaaagaaagaaaaggaaaggaagaaagacagtGCTATTCAGCTGCAAAATGTAACCACCATCTCCTAG